In the Mycolicibacter sp. MU0102 genome, one interval contains:
- a CDS encoding 3-hydroxybutyryl-CoA dehydrogenase, with amino-acid sequence MSIQRVGVIGAGQMGAGIAEVSARAGVEVKIFETTDALVTAGRNRIVKSLERGVSAGKITERERDDAVGNLTFTTDLGELADRQLVIEAVIEDDTVKAKIFAELDRVITDPDAVLASNTSSIPIMKIAAATQNPQRVLGLHFFNPVPVLPLVELVSTLVTDPAAADRTEQFASAVLGKQVVRCSDRSGFVVNALLVPYLLSAVRMLESGFATVEDIDKAIVAGLSHPMGPLRLSDLVGLDTLKLIADKMYEEFKEPLYAAPPLLLRMVEAGQLGKKSGRGFYTY; translated from the coding sequence GTGTCGATCCAACGAGTAGGTGTTATCGGGGCCGGGCAGATGGGCGCCGGAATCGCCGAGGTGTCGGCGCGTGCCGGCGTCGAGGTGAAGATCTTCGAGACCACCGACGCGCTGGTCACGGCGGGTCGCAACCGGATCGTCAAGTCGCTCGAGCGCGGTGTGAGCGCCGGCAAGATCACCGAGCGCGAGCGCGACGACGCCGTCGGCAACCTGACTTTCACCACCGACCTCGGCGAGCTGGCGGACCGCCAGCTGGTCATCGAGGCCGTCATCGAAGACGACACCGTCAAGGCGAAGATCTTCGCCGAGCTGGACCGGGTGATCACCGACCCGGACGCCGTGCTCGCATCAAACACTTCGTCTATCCCGATCATGAAGATCGCCGCTGCCACGCAGAACCCGCAGCGGGTTTTGGGTCTGCACTTCTTCAACCCGGTACCGGTGCTGCCGCTGGTCGAGCTGGTCAGCACGCTGGTCACCGACCCCGCCGCCGCCGACCGCACCGAGCAGTTCGCCAGCGCGGTGCTGGGCAAGCAGGTGGTGCGCTGCTCGGACCGCTCCGGCTTCGTGGTGAACGCCCTGCTGGTGCCCTACCTGCTGTCGGCGGTTCGCATGCTCGAGTCCGGGTTTGCCACCGTCGAGGACATCGACAAGGCGATCGTCGCCGGCCTGTCGCACCCGATGGGCCCGCTGCGGCTGTCCGACCTGGTCGGCCTGGACACGCTGAAGCTGATCGCGGACAAGATGTACGAGGAATTCAAGGAGCCGCTCTACGCCGCGCCGCCGCTGCTACTGCGCATGGTCGAGGCCGGCCAGTTGGGCAAGAAGTCCGGTCGGGGCTTCTACACCTACTGA